From Oreochromis niloticus isolate F11D_XX linkage group LG14, O_niloticus_UMD_NMBU, whole genome shotgun sequence, one genomic window encodes:
- the LOC102080793 gene encoding uncharacterized protein LOC102080793 isoform X1: protein MSPRWALRLVWLICAVSPVYGFSRQEMQDLEGKMDGCSEKADGSNQNALMTVYKNVLACCGEEAYNPVNEICCDSAIRVKPAVKSKCCGKKAINEDKQLCCQINKTITRTSSLYQCCGSEEYNTETHCCDSELQIKPFGNSSITSRRQVDDCEPESKIWTDQHYCGPKVFRPEKEICCSGHRYNKAGNDHCCGVKAYNITDPKMKCCAGTLHRLTAATANGECCGSILYTEGVCCLSEDKEVFYSAKTDFRCCGHLYYNTSLWSCCAGKLRPRKSGVFHNSTILSLNKLNQAELCNPIKIGTVESVSQHSIVFSSLLEINGQIASLKPLDWHYSWNKPYLPELTPGKTYFFNDNNVFIDFNHDSLLQSIRFIISKCSSG from the exons ATGTCTCCGCGTTGGGCTCTCAGATTAG TTTGGCTTATTTGCGCAGTATCACCTGTTTATG GGTTTTCACGTCAAGAAATGCAGGATTTGGAGGGGAAAATGGACGGCTGTAGTGAAAAAGCCGATGGCAGCAATCAAAACG CTTTGATGACTGTATACAAAAATGTGCTGGCTTGCTGCGGTGAGGAGGCCTACAATCCAGTCAATGAAATATGCTGTGACTCAGCCATCAGAGTGAAACCTGCTGTTAAGAGCAAGTGTTGTGGTAAAA AGGCCATCAATGAGGATAAGCAGTTGTGCTGTCAAATCAACAAGACGATAACAAGGACTTCAAGTCTATACCAGTGCTGTGGAAGTGAAGAGTATAACACTGAGACTCACTGTTGTGATAGCGAATTACAAATCAAACCATTCG GTAATAGTTCCATTACCTCAAGAAGACAGGTTGATGACTGTGAACCAGAAAGCAAAATCTGGACCGATCAG CACTACTGTGGGCCTAAAGTTTTCAGACCTGAAAAAGAGATCTGCTGCAGTGGACACAG ATATAACAAAGCAGGAAATGATCACTGCTGTGGGGTGAAAGCCTACAACATTACAGACCCAAAGATGAAGTGCTGTGCAGGAACACTGCACCGTCTCACAGCTGCAACTGCAAATGGCGAGTGCTGTGGATCCATTCTGTACACAGag GGTGTTTGCTGCCTGAGTGAGGATAAAGAGGTGTTCTACTCTGCAAAGACAGATTTCAGATGTTGTGGACATCTCTACTACAACACCTCTCTGTGGTCATGCTGTGCAGGGAAACTGAGACCTCGGAAATCAGGGGTGTTCCACA actcCACAATTTTGTCCTTGAACAAACTGAATCAAGCAGAACTTTGCAACCCAA TAAAAATTGGGACTGTGGAAAGTGTATCTCAGCACAGCATCGTGTTCAGCAGTTTGCTGGAAATCAATGGGCAAATTGCTTCTTTGAAACCTCTGGACTGGCATTATTCCTGGAACAAACCTTATTTACCTGAACTAACTCCTGGGAAGACTTATTTCTTCAATGACAATAATGTCTTCATTGATTTCAATCATGACTCTCTTCTTCAGTCGATCCGTTTCATTATTTCCAAATGTTCGTCTGGTTAA
- the LOC102080793 gene encoding uncharacterized protein LOC102080793 isoform X2, translating to MSPRWALRLVWLICAVSPVYGFSRQEMQDLEGKMDGCSEKADGSNQNALMTVYKNVLACCGEEAYNPVNEICCDSAIRVKPAVKSKCCGKKAINEDKQLCCQINKTITRTSSLYQCCGSEEYNTETHCCDSELQIKPFGNSSITSRRQVDDCEPESKIWTDQHYCGPKVFRPEKEICCSGHRYNKAGNDHCCGVKAYNITDPKMKCCAGTLHRLTAATANGECCGSILYTETDFRCCGHLYYNTSLWSCCAGKLRPRKSGVFHNSTILSLNKLNQAELCNPIKIGTVESVSQHSIVFSSLLEINGQIASLKPLDWHYSWNKPYLPELTPGKTYFFNDNNVFIDFNHDSLLQSIRFIISKCSSG from the exons ATGTCTCCGCGTTGGGCTCTCAGATTAG TTTGGCTTATTTGCGCAGTATCACCTGTTTATG GGTTTTCACGTCAAGAAATGCAGGATTTGGAGGGGAAAATGGACGGCTGTAGTGAAAAAGCCGATGGCAGCAATCAAAACG CTTTGATGACTGTATACAAAAATGTGCTGGCTTGCTGCGGTGAGGAGGCCTACAATCCAGTCAATGAAATATGCTGTGACTCAGCCATCAGAGTGAAACCTGCTGTTAAGAGCAAGTGTTGTGGTAAAA AGGCCATCAATGAGGATAAGCAGTTGTGCTGTCAAATCAACAAGACGATAACAAGGACTTCAAGTCTATACCAGTGCTGTGGAAGTGAAGAGTATAACACTGAGACTCACTGTTGTGATAGCGAATTACAAATCAAACCATTCG GTAATAGTTCCATTACCTCAAGAAGACAGGTTGATGACTGTGAACCAGAAAGCAAAATCTGGACCGATCAG CACTACTGTGGGCCTAAAGTTTTCAGACCTGAAAAAGAGATCTGCTGCAGTGGACACAG ATATAACAAAGCAGGAAATGATCACTGCTGTGGGGTGAAAGCCTACAACATTACAGACCCAAAGATGAAGTGCTGTGCAGGAACACTGCACCGTCTCACAGCTGCAACTGCAAATGGCGAGTGCTGTGGATCCATTCTGTACACAGag ACAGATTTCAGATGTTGTGGACATCTCTACTACAACACCTCTCTGTGGTCATGCTGTGCAGGGAAACTGAGACCTCGGAAATCAGGGGTGTTCCACA actcCACAATTTTGTCCTTGAACAAACTGAATCAAGCAGAACTTTGCAACCCAA TAAAAATTGGGACTGTGGAAAGTGTATCTCAGCACAGCATCGTGTTCAGCAGTTTGCTGGAAATCAATGGGCAAATTGCTTCTTTGAAACCTCTGGACTGGCATTATTCCTGGAACAAACCTTATTTACCTGAACTAACTCCTGGGAAGACTTATTTCTTCAATGACAATAATGTCTTCATTGATTTCAATCATGACTCTCTTCTTCAGTCGATCCGTTTCATTATTTCCAAATGTTCGTCTGGTTAA
- the LOC102080793 gene encoding galaxin isoform X3, whose protein sequence is MQDLEGKMDGCSEKADGSNQNALMTVYKNVLACCGEEAYNPVNEICCDSAIRVKPAVKSKCCGKKAINEDKQLCCQINKTITRTSSLYQCCGSEEYNTETHCCDSELQIKPFGNSSITSRRQVDDCEPESKIWTDQHYCGPKVFRPEKEICCSGHRYNKAGNDHCCGVKAYNITDPKMKCCAGTLHRLTAATANGECCGSILYTEGVCCLSEDKEVFYSAKTDFRCCGHLYYNTSLWSCCAGKLRPRKSGVFHNSTILSLNKLNQAELCNPIKIGTVESVSQHSIVFSSLLEINGQIASLKPLDWHYSWNKPYLPELTPGKTYFFNDNNVFIDFNHDSLLQSIRFIISKCSSG, encoded by the exons ATGCAGGATTTGGAGGGGAAAATGGACGGCTGTAGTGAAAAAGCCGATGGCAGCAATCAAAACG CTTTGATGACTGTATACAAAAATGTGCTGGCTTGCTGCGGTGAGGAGGCCTACAATCCAGTCAATGAAATATGCTGTGACTCAGCCATCAGAGTGAAACCTGCTGTTAAGAGCAAGTGTTGTGGTAAAA AGGCCATCAATGAGGATAAGCAGTTGTGCTGTCAAATCAACAAGACGATAACAAGGACTTCAAGTCTATACCAGTGCTGTGGAAGTGAAGAGTATAACACTGAGACTCACTGTTGTGATAGCGAATTACAAATCAAACCATTCG GTAATAGTTCCATTACCTCAAGAAGACAGGTTGATGACTGTGAACCAGAAAGCAAAATCTGGACCGATCAG CACTACTGTGGGCCTAAAGTTTTCAGACCTGAAAAAGAGATCTGCTGCAGTGGACACAG ATATAACAAAGCAGGAAATGATCACTGCTGTGGGGTGAAAGCCTACAACATTACAGACCCAAAGATGAAGTGCTGTGCAGGAACACTGCACCGTCTCACAGCTGCAACTGCAAATGGCGAGTGCTGTGGATCCATTCTGTACACAGag GGTGTTTGCTGCCTGAGTGAGGATAAAGAGGTGTTCTACTCTGCAAAGACAGATTTCAGATGTTGTGGACATCTCTACTACAACACCTCTCTGTGGTCATGCTGTGCAGGGAAACTGAGACCTCGGAAATCAGGGGTGTTCCACA actcCACAATTTTGTCCTTGAACAAACTGAATCAAGCAGAACTTTGCAACCCAA TAAAAATTGGGACTGTGGAAAGTGTATCTCAGCACAGCATCGTGTTCAGCAGTTTGCTGGAAATCAATGGGCAAATTGCTTCTTTGAAACCTCTGGACTGGCATTATTCCTGGAACAAACCTTATTTACCTGAACTAACTCCTGGGAAGACTTATTTCTTCAATGACAATAATGTCTTCATTGATTTCAATCATGACTCTCTTCTTCAGTCGATCCGTTTCATTATTTCCAAATGTTCGTCTGGTTAA
- the LOC102080793 gene encoding uncharacterized protein LOC102080793 isoform X4: MSPRWALRLVWLICAVSPVYGFSRQEMQDLEGKMDGCSEKADGSNQNALMTVYKNVLACCGEEAYNPVNEICCDSAIRVKPAVKSKCCGKSNSSITSRRQVDDCEPESKIWTDQHYCGPKVFRPEKEICCSGHRYNKAGNDHCCGVKAYNITDPKMKCCAGTLHRLTAATANGECCGSILYTEGVCCLSEDKEVFYSAKTDFRCCGHLYYNTSLWSCCAGKLRPRKSGVFHNSTILSLNKLNQAELCNPIKIGTVESVSQHSIVFSSLLEINGQIASLKPLDWHYSWNKPYLPELTPGKTYFFNDNNVFIDFNHDSLLQSIRFIISKCSSG, translated from the exons ATGTCTCCGCGTTGGGCTCTCAGATTAG TTTGGCTTATTTGCGCAGTATCACCTGTTTATG GGTTTTCACGTCAAGAAATGCAGGATTTGGAGGGGAAAATGGACGGCTGTAGTGAAAAAGCCGATGGCAGCAATCAAAACG CTTTGATGACTGTATACAAAAATGTGCTGGCTTGCTGCGGTGAGGAGGCCTACAATCCAGTCAATGAAATATGCTGTGACTCAGCCATCAGAGTGAAACCTGCTGTTAAGAGCAAGTGTTGTGGTAAAA GTAATAGTTCCATTACCTCAAGAAGACAGGTTGATGACTGTGAACCAGAAAGCAAAATCTGGACCGATCAG CACTACTGTGGGCCTAAAGTTTTCAGACCTGAAAAAGAGATCTGCTGCAGTGGACACAG ATATAACAAAGCAGGAAATGATCACTGCTGTGGGGTGAAAGCCTACAACATTACAGACCCAAAGATGAAGTGCTGTGCAGGAACACTGCACCGTCTCACAGCTGCAACTGCAAATGGCGAGTGCTGTGGATCCATTCTGTACACAGag GGTGTTTGCTGCCTGAGTGAGGATAAAGAGGTGTTCTACTCTGCAAAGACAGATTTCAGATGTTGTGGACATCTCTACTACAACACCTCTCTGTGGTCATGCTGTGCAGGGAAACTGAGACCTCGGAAATCAGGGGTGTTCCACA actcCACAATTTTGTCCTTGAACAAACTGAATCAAGCAGAACTTTGCAACCCAA TAAAAATTGGGACTGTGGAAAGTGTATCTCAGCACAGCATCGTGTTCAGCAGTTTGCTGGAAATCAATGGGCAAATTGCTTCTTTGAAACCTCTGGACTGGCATTATTCCTGGAACAAACCTTATTTACCTGAACTAACTCCTGGGAAGACTTATTTCTTCAATGACAATAATGTCTTCATTGATTTCAATCATGACTCTCTTCTTCAGTCGATCCGTTTCATTATTTCCAAATGTTCGTCTGGTTAA
- the LOC102080793 gene encoding galaxin isoform X5, giving the protein MSPRWALRLVWLICAVSPVYGFSRQEMQDLEGKMDGCSEKADGSNQNALMTVYKNVLACCGEEAYNPVNEICCDSAIRVKPAVKSKCCGKKAINEDKQLCCQINKTITRTSSLYQCCGSEEYNTETHCCDSELQIKPFGNSSITSRRQVDDCEPESKIWTDQHYCGPKVFRPEKEICCSGHRYNKAGNDHCCGVKAYNITDPKMKCCAGTLHRLTAATANGECCGSILYTELPSLTEHD; this is encoded by the exons ATGTCTCCGCGTTGGGCTCTCAGATTAG TTTGGCTTATTTGCGCAGTATCACCTGTTTATG GGTTTTCACGTCAAGAAATGCAGGATTTGGAGGGGAAAATGGACGGCTGTAGTGAAAAAGCCGATGGCAGCAATCAAAACG CTTTGATGACTGTATACAAAAATGTGCTGGCTTGCTGCGGTGAGGAGGCCTACAATCCAGTCAATGAAATATGCTGTGACTCAGCCATCAGAGTGAAACCTGCTGTTAAGAGCAAGTGTTGTGGTAAAA AGGCCATCAATGAGGATAAGCAGTTGTGCTGTCAAATCAACAAGACGATAACAAGGACTTCAAGTCTATACCAGTGCTGTGGAAGTGAAGAGTATAACACTGAGACTCACTGTTGTGATAGCGAATTACAAATCAAACCATTCG GTAATAGTTCCATTACCTCAAGAAGACAGGTTGATGACTGTGAACCAGAAAGCAAAATCTGGACCGATCAG CACTACTGTGGGCCTAAAGTTTTCAGACCTGAAAAAGAGATCTGCTGCAGTGGACACAG ATATAACAAAGCAGGAAATGATCACTGCTGTGGGGTGAAAGCCTACAACATTACAGACCCAAAGATGAAGTGCTGTGCAGGAACACTGCACCGTCTCACAGCTGCAACTGCAAATGGCGAGTGCTGTGGATCCATTCTGTACACAGag TTGCCCAGCCTGACTGAACATGACTGA